The genome window CCCGCCGCGCTACGTGCGGGTCGAGGCACCGCTGGAGGCTCTGTCGAAGCTGACCGTCGTCGACACCCCCGGCGTCGGCGGGCTCGACTCCGTGCACGGCGAGCTGGCCCTGGAGGCGGCGGCCTCGGCGACCGCGCTGCTGTTCGTCGTCGACGCCTCCGCCCCGTTCACGCGCGGTGAGCTGGACTTCCTTCGCACCGTCGGCGACCGGGTCGAGACGGTGGTGTTCGCGCTGGCCAAGACCGACCAGCACCGCGGGTGGCGGCAGGTGCTGGAGGAGGACCGCAGGCTGCTGGCCGAGCACGCGCCGCGGTTCGCCGACGTCCCGATCTACCCGGTGTCGGCCCGCATGCAGGAGATGGCGGCCAAGGCGCCGAGCGAGCAGGCGGGCGCGATGCTGCGCGAGAAGTCCGGCATCACCGAGCTGCGCTCGGCGCTGGAGCAGCTCGTCGCCGGCCGCTCGGCCATGCTCGGCGAGGCCAACACGATGCGCGCGCTGTCGACCGTGCTCGGTGAGCTGACCGCGAAGCTGGAGGCCGAGAAGCGGGCGCTGACCGTCGGCGAGGACGAGGCGGAGTCGCTGCGCGGACGCCGCGACGAGCTGACCACGGCGCGCCGGTCGTCGACGCGCGGCTGGCAGGTCCGGCTGCGCGGCGAGATCCAGCGCACCCGCGTGGAGACCGGGCACGAGGTGACCCGGCAGGTCCGCGAGGTGCAGAACTGGTTCCGCCGCTCGATCGACGGCGCCGACCGCCAGCAGCTGCCCGAACTGCCGCAGCAGGTCGACATCGCGTTGCAGATGGTCTCGACGCGGGTGGCGGCGATGCTGTCGGCGCGGCTGGCCAGGGTCGCCGAGTCCTCGCTGGCGGAGCTGTTCTCCGCCGAGGAGCTCGACGTGATCCGCTCGCAGTTCGCGCGTGGCGCGCAGGCGCCGATCGCGCTGCGCCCGCCGGACAAGCGCCCGCCGACCGCCGAGGACAAGCTGCTGGTGTTCATGGGGATCTCGGGTGGTCTCGGCGTCGGGCGGGCCGCGGCGATGCCGCTGGCCGGGGTCGGCATCGGCGTGCTGAACCCGATCGTGCTGCCGGTGACGATCGTGCTCGGGCTGGGTGCGGGCTGGTGGATGGCACGCACGCGCAAGCACGCGGCCGACAAGCAGCACATGAAGCAGTGGCTCACCGAGGCGATCGCCGACGCGCGCTCCACGCTGGACCAGCTGGTGTCCGAGCAGCTCATCGAGGCCGAGCAGCAGTTGTCGCTGGCCCTCGACGACGCCCTGACCAGGCGGATCGAGGCCATCGAGGGCGAGCTGCGGGAGGTCGACAAGGCGCTGAAGATGGACGCCGCCGAACGCAGCCGCCGGTTGCAGACCGTCAGCCGCCGGCTCACCGAGGCCACCGCCGGCCGGGAGAAGGCCGAGCAGCTGCTCGAAAGCATCCGCAACCTCCGCGACCGCGCGGCCTGACGGGGGCCGGGCGCCTGCTCCCGGTGGCGCGGAGCGGCCACGGACGGACATGCCTGCCATCGGCAGAGCGGTGCGGACGCCCACGCGCTGCGGACGGGATGTAGGTTGCCGCGGGTGAAGCCGAGATCCGCGGAAGCCGCGAGGTTCGCGAGGGAGCTCGAAGCCGAACTCGACGAGTACCCCGACGAACGTGCGGAGATCCTGACCGATGCCGCCGACCAGTGGCATCGGGCCGGCGACCACGACCGTGCCGTCCAGCTGCTCGAAGAAGCCATCGCGCACGGCGGGGAGGACGGGGCCAACGCCCGCGTGGGGATGGCCGAGGTCCTGTTCGACCTGGGTCGTGACGACGAAGCCCGTGCCCAGCTCGACGCGCTGCGACACCAGCGTCCGCCATCTCCGGTGCCCTACCACCTGGCGGCCGAGCTCCTGGAGGAACGCGCCGACCACCAGAACTCGTTGACCTGGTTCAACATGGCGGTCTCCAGGCTGAGCGAGCAGGAGATGGCCGACCTGGACCACGAGTTCGCCGCCTTCTCCCACGCCGGCAGCGTCCTCGTCGGCCGTCGGCGCGTTCGCGAAGCCCTGGGAATCCCACCGGACGAGCTCGACGAATCGGCGCCGCCGGTCGGCCCCGATCCCTTCGACGACATCGACGCCCTGATCGACGGCCCGGCCGACGATGTGCGACCGCCCGCCGAGGTCCGGGTGCTCTTCTGGCCGCGTGGCGAGGTCGCACGGGCACACGAGATCTGGCCGCGGCTGGTCGAACACGGCGACCCCGAGGCAACCGTCCGCGATCGCGAGCGGGCCAACCGCGAGCTGTCCGAGGCGGGGGTCGGCCGGATCACCATGGTGCCGCTGACCACGACGGTGCTCATCGAGTTCGCAGCGCGCACCGGTGGCGACCCGACCGATGAGACCACTCGCCGGGCCTGCATGGACGAGATCGTCGAAGCGGGCAGGCTGATCACCTGGCCGCCGGCCCGCAACGCCCCTTGCTGGTGCGGGGCGGCGGCGAAGTACAAGAAGTGCTGCGGCCGTCCCCATCTCGACTGACATCCCGGAGGTCCGGCGCTAGTCCAGCTGCTCCTGGATCTGCTCGGTGAAAGTGATCAGCTCGGTGAAGGTGCTGTAGTTGGCGTGCAGGCTGTAGGTGCCACCGGCCGTGACGCCGATCAGCTTGCCGCCCGCGACCAGCGGCCCGCCGCTGTCGCCGCCGTGCGTGGTGATCCGAGGATCCGGGCCGGCGTTCCGGCGCGGTACAGGGCCGCGTCCTCGACAGTGGCCAGCGGCAGGGTTGGCAACGGCATCGGGCGGTCGAGCGTGATGACCGCGACGTCGGGATACATCCGCTGCAGCTCACCGGGCGGCGGCGGGGTGTGCTGCCAGTCTGGGTGCGTCCACACCGACATGACTCCGCGCACCTCGCCGTCGCCGGTGCGCAGGTCGGTGCGCCCACCGACGACGTGCATCCGGTCGGTGGGGTGCTCGTCGACGCAGTGCGCGGCGGTCACGACCTTGGTCGGGGTGACCAGCGTGCCCCCGCAGTGCAGCGCGTCGCCTTCCGGAGCGTCCGGGGTGTCGGTGATCCACATCATCCAGGGGTTGTCGTCGGTGCTTGCCGGCGTGCCGCCGACGATCTTCGGCTGCACGCCGGCAGCGGCAGGTGCCGCGGTGAGGAGGATGCCGAGCGCGGCCGCGACCAGGGCCCATTTCTTCGTCGTCATGCCGACACCCTCGGTGATCGGCGTGTGCGCACGCGTCGGCCCGCGAACTGATCCCCACCGCGACCTCGGCAGTACCCACCGGTCCGGTAGAGCCCTCGACCAGCGAGGACGTTCGCCCCTGGCACCGACCGGTGGCCGCCAGGACGGTGTGCATCTCGGGGAGGTGGTCGCATGGCAGGAGCGGACGACGAGGAAAACCCGGCTGTGGACCGGCACGACCGGGCCCACACCGAACCGGCGGTTCAGGAGAGCGGCACTCCCGACGGTCCGGACAGCGCTGAACCCGACGTACTCCTGGACGTCCCCAGCCTGTCGGTCGACGAGATCGACCTCGAGGTCCAGGACCTCAGGGCGCGGGTCTCGTTGCAGGCCGAGGTGCTCGACCTGCTGAAGCTCAACGTGGGCGCCGACGTGACGCTCGGGCAGGTGTCGCTGACCATCACCGGGGTCGAGGCGCAGGCGCTGCTGAAGGTCCGGCTCGACCGGGTGGCCCGGATCATCGAGCGGGTGCTCGCGACCGTCGACCGGAACCCGCAGCTGCTCGAGCAGCTCGTGCGCGGCGTCGAGCCCACGTTGCGCGGCGTCGGGGAAGCGGTCGGCGAGGTGGGCCGCGGCGCGGGTGGAGCGGTCGAAGAGGTCGCCGGCGAAGTCGGGCGAGGCGCCGGGGAGGCGGTTGGCGAAGCCGGCCGCGGTGCGCGGCGGGCAGTCGAGGACGTCGGACGGGGCGCTGGGGAGACGGTCGAGGACGTGGGGCGCCGGACCGGGCCGGGGGTCGAGGACGTCGGACGGCGCGCCGTACGCGCCGCTGAGGACGTCGGCGCGGCGGCCGAGGAGCTGAGCGGCGAGCCTGGCGAAGCGGCCGGGCGCGCTGCGGACCGAGCCCGCGCGGACCGAACCCGGCCCCGGCGCGAGGAGGAAGCCGGCGCCGAGCGCGCTGAGACCGCACGACCGCGCCGGCGCCCAGACACACGCGCCGAACGCGAGCGCCGGCGCCCCCGGCGCGAACCTCCCCCACCTCGCCGGGGCCGTCGCGGGGACCGGCCGTCGTGAGCGGGCCGGACATCAGCTTCACCGCGACCGTACGGGCGCGAACCCTGCGGTTCCACGTGGACCCCGACGCCCGGGTCGAGTTCACCGGTGAGGTGGAAGGCACGTCGGAGTCGGCCCGCACCGGGTTGCCCGAACCGGTGCGAGCCGAGATCACCTACCGCGACGTGCGGATCGACTACCGGCTCCTCGCCGCGACGCGGGACCCGTCATGACGCCCACAGGTCTCTCGACCCTGGCGGGTTGCCGCGACATGCCGTGACGCTGGTGCCACCGCGCGGACATCCCGGCCGCGCCGGCACAGCTCCCTGGACGGGAGGCGGCCATGACCGTCACGATCGAGAACCTCCGGGACCGCGTCCGCGGCCCCGTCATCACCGAGACCGACCAGCGCTACGACGACGTGCGCAAGGTCAACAACGCCATGATCGACCGCAGGCCGTGGGTCGTCGTGCAGTGCGCCAACGCCGGGGACGTCATGGCGGCGGTCGACTTCGCCAGGGCGAACCGGCTCGACGTCGCCGTGCGCGGCGGCGGGCACAGCGTGCCCGGGTTCGGCACGTGCGACGACGGGGTGGTGATCGACCTGTCGGCGATGCGCGGCGTTCGGGTCGACCCGGTGCGGCGGACTGCTCGCGTCGAGGGCGGGGCGACGTGGGGCGACCTCGACGCCGCGACGCACGCCTTCGGGCTGGCCACCACCGGCGGCATCATCTCCACCACCGGTGTCGGCGGCCTCACCCTCGGTGGCGGCATCGGATACCTGAGCCGCAGGCTGGGGCTCTCGGCGGACAACCTCGTCTCCGCCGACGTCGTCACCGCCGACGGCACGATGCGCCTGGTCGGCGAGGACTCCGAGGAGGACCTGTTCTGGGCGATCCGCGGGGGCGGCGGCAACTTCGGCGTGGTGACCTCCTTCGAGTTCCGCCTGAGCCCGGTCGCCGACATCTACGGCGGGCCGATGTTCTTCGACCTGGACCGCGCGGGCGACGTGCTCCGCTTCTTCCGGGAGTTCATCGCCGAGGCCCCCGAGGAGTTCGGCGGCTTCCCTGGGTTCCACCTCGCCCCGCCGCTGCCGTTCATCCCGCAGAACCGGCACGGCCTGCCGCACCAGTTGTTGGTGACGTGCTGGACCGGCGACGTCCGGGAAGGCGAACGGGTCATCGGCCGGCTGCGCGAGGTGGCACCCGTGGTCGCCGAGCACGTCGGCGTCATGCCGTATCCGCTGCTCAACAGCGCGTTCGACGCCCTGGTGCCGCCGGGGCTCCAGCACTACTGGAAGGCCAGCTTCGTCCGGGAGCTCACCGACGAGGCGATCGAGGCGCACATCACCTACGGGGCGCGGGTGCCCTCCGTCAACACCGCGGTGCACATCTACCCGATCAACGGCGCGTGCCACCGGGTCGGCCAGGACGAGACCGCCTTCGCCTACCGCGACGCCAACTTCGCGAGCGTCATCGCCGGCATGTGGCCCGATCCGGCCGACAACGAGGCCAACATCGCCTGGGTGCGCGACTTCTACGCCGCGACCGCGCCGCACGCCGAGCCCGGCGGCTACATCAACTTCATGGCGGGCGACGACCAGGAGCGCATCAAGGCCAACTACCGGCAGAACTACGAGCGGCTGGCCGCGATCAAGCGCAGCTACGACCCGGACAACCTGTTCCACCTGAACCAGAACATCCGCCCCGGGATGGCCCGCGCGGCCTGAGCGCGGCTGTCGCGCGGGAACCCGCTGCCTCTACTCTGCGTCATAGCTGTGGAAAGCGGACGCGGAGTTGAGGGGTGCGCACGTGTACATCGAGGAGACGGGCGCGAACGACGGCGACATCAAGATCTCCGTCGAGGGCGAGGAGTACACCGCCGAGGCGAACTTCGACCTCGACGGCGACGGGGTCGACGAGACCGTCGCGGTGATGACCGACGACGGCTACGTGGGCTACATCGACGAGAACGCCGACGGCGCCGCCGACGTCATGCAGACCGTCGACGCCAACGGCCAGGTCGTCAGCCAGGCCCGCTTCGACGCCGCGACCGGCGACTGGGTCGCCGAGCAGCCGCAGCAGCACCCGGGCGAGGCCGACCCCAGGCAGCAGGGCGGTGAGTCGATGGTCGTCGACACCCCGGAGGGCGACGTCCAGATCGGCCCGGCCACCGAGGACACCAACCAGGACGGCGTCGCCGACACCGCGGTGGTCAGCACCGCCGACGGCACGCGGCTGGTCACCGACGTCGACGGCGACGGGTCGGCGGACCAGATCATCGACATCAGCAGCACCGGCGACGTGACCACGGCGCACCACACCGGCGACGGGCAGTGGACCGTGGTCGAGCAGGGGCGCATCGACGAGCACGGGCAGTACACGCCGAGCCCGGCCGTCGGCCCGACCGACGACGCTGCCTGGAGCTTCGGCGACCCCGAGCCGCAGGCGCAGCCGGAGCCGAAGCCGGAGGGCGGCGCCGGCCGCGGCGCGGGCAGCTCCCACGGCGGTTCCGGGGCGCCCGCCGCCGACTCGGACACCCTCTGGAGCTGACGCCCCGCCCCGTCCCCAAACCCGCCGCCCGGTGCCCTCCACGCGAGGGCACCGGGCGGTTCGCTTTCTCCGGCGTCGATCAACCGCCGTCCGGCCGTCTCGTTCCGGCCACCCTCCGTTCGCACACGTGTCCACTTCGCCGGAAATTCTTGAGCAACTGGGACCTCGGTCACGGACGATCCATTGCGCCGTTGGATTCTGAATCGATTCCCTTATCGTTCTTGTGAG of Saccharopolyspora erythraea contains these proteins:
- a CDS encoding dynamin family protein, which produces MSAPSPGQAVATALPQLVKQTRDKLFALLREADPGAAEWVDQVRRSRPATPSVVVVGETNRGKSSLVNALLESPGMSPVDAGVATATYLQFQYGEQWAGLACYPGQQEPVAFPLAELPAWSAVGHELPDGQLPPRYVRVEAPLEALSKLTVVDTPGVGGLDSVHGELALEAAASATALLFVVDASAPFTRGELDFLRTVGDRVETVVFALAKTDQHRGWRQVLEEDRRLLAEHAPRFADVPIYPVSARMQEMAAKAPSEQAGAMLREKSGITELRSALEQLVAGRSAMLGEANTMRALSTVLGELTAKLEAEKRALTVGEDEAESLRGRRDELTTARRSSTRGWQVRLRGEIQRTRVETGHEVTRQVREVQNWFRRSIDGADRQQLPELPQQVDIALQMVSTRVAAMLSARLARVAESSLAELFSAEELDVIRSQFARGAQAPIALRPPDKRPPTAEDKLLVFMGISGGLGVGRAAAMPLAGVGIGVLNPIVLPVTIVLGLGAGWWMARTRKHAADKQHMKQWLTEAIADARSTLDQLVSEQLIEAEQQLSLALDDALTRRIEAIEGELREVDKALKMDAAERSRRLQTVSRRLTEATAGREKAEQLLESIRNLRDRAA
- a CDS encoding tetratricopeptide repeat protein, which produces MKPRSAEAARFARELEAELDEYPDERAEILTDAADQWHRAGDHDRAVQLLEEAIAHGGEDGANARVGMAEVLFDLGRDDEARAQLDALRHQRPPSPVPYHLAAELLEERADHQNSLTWFNMAVSRLSEQEMADLDHEFAAFSHAGSVLVGRRRVREALGIPPDELDESAPPVGPDPFDDIDALIDGPADDVRPPAEVRVLFWPRGEVARAHEIWPRLVEHGDPEATVRDRERANRELSEAGVGRITMVPLTTTVLIEFAARTGGDPTDETTRRACMDEIVEAGRLITWPPARNAPCWCGAAAKYKKCCGRPHLD
- a CDS encoding FAD-binding oxidoreductase, whose protein sequence is MTVTIENLRDRVRGPVITETDQRYDDVRKVNNAMIDRRPWVVVQCANAGDVMAAVDFARANRLDVAVRGGGHSVPGFGTCDDGVVIDLSAMRGVRVDPVRRTARVEGGATWGDLDAATHAFGLATTGGIISTTGVGGLTLGGGIGYLSRRLGLSADNLVSADVVTADGTMRLVGEDSEEDLFWAIRGGGGNFGVVTSFEFRLSPVADIYGGPMFFDLDRAGDVLRFFREFIAEAPEEFGGFPGFHLAPPLPFIPQNRHGLPHQLLVTCWTGDVREGERVIGRLREVAPVVAEHVGVMPYPLLNSAFDALVPPGLQHYWKASFVRELTDEAIEAHITYGARVPSVNTAVHIYPINGACHRVGQDETAFAYRDANFASVIAGMWPDPADNEANIAWVRDFYAATAPHAEPGGYINFMAGDDQERIKANYRQNYERLAAIKRSYDPDNLFHLNQNIRPGMARAA
- a CDS encoding DUF6802 family protein, which translates into the protein MYIEETGANDGDIKISVEGEEYTAEANFDLDGDGVDETVAVMTDDGYVGYIDENADGAADVMQTVDANGQVVSQARFDAATGDWVAEQPQQHPGEADPRQQGGESMVVDTPEGDVQIGPATEDTNQDGVADTAVVSTADGTRLVTDVDGDGSADQIIDISSTGDVTTAHHTGDGQWTVVEQGRIDEHGQYTPSPAVGPTDDAAWSFGDPEPQAQPEPKPEGGAGRGAGSSHGGSGAPAADSDTLWS